A genomic region of Metopolophium dirhodum isolate CAU chromosome 1, ASM1992520v1, whole genome shotgun sequence contains the following coding sequences:
- the LOC132938403 gene encoding putative uncharacterized protein DDB_G0282499 — protein sequence MSRSKRIVALALPKRASEDDATYKRMKLCTKGRDIVPKNNTNNYDLKEINTDVFTSDDLPLQGPYQNIMLCSDENKNNNVNQAFKGNHYNLRTMLPKKSVPFTSPNNVNHHQEVNLNSNSSSSLDYVDSEDSYKPFNEDNYSIKSLEPPNDSIIGTLLRDNHSNNTMKNVCENIDKQDVVCRRRLLYNDLPDSTCSTSNQPKPNETEEASSIQLIPSCSNVISQDNVLLLDNENIIVHCNTTNKNIEVITNNKQRYIGGKRKFMNNCKQLGEEYEDRKGKIKTMKVFRPLTTTCCKKNCSTLLCSEEIQQLIFKEFYKLGNLSAQDQILMDAIQIEDKKRTTTFNRKSLPQIFME from the exons ATGTCAAGAAGCAAAAGAATAGTTGCATTAGCTTTGCCTAAAAGAGCAAGCGAAGACGATGCAACATATAAAA gaaTGAAGTTGTGTACAAAAGGCAGAGATATTGTTcctaaaaataacacaaataattatg ATCTAAAAGAAATTAATACTGATGTATTTACAAGTGATGATTTACCTTTACAAGGaccttatcaaaatattatgttatgctctgatgaaaataaaaataataatgtaaatcaaGCATTCAAAg gtAATCATTATAACCTACGTACCATGTTACCAAAGAAATCAGTTCCTTTTACATCTCCTAATAATGTAAATCATCACCAAGAAGTCAATTTAAATA gtAATTCATCATCATCATTGGATTATGTTGATTCAGAAGATAGCTATAAACCATTTAATGAAgacaattattctattaaaagtCTTGAACCACCTAATGATTCaataattg gTACTTTACTTAGAGACAACCACAGTAATAATactatgaaaaatgtatgtgaaAATATTGACAAACAAGATGTAGTTTGTCGAAGACGTCTTTTATACAATGATTTGCCag atAGCACATGTAGTACAAGTAATCAGCCAAAGCCAAATGAAACTGAAGAAGCAAGTAGTATTCAGCTTATTCCTAGCTGTAGTAATGTAATATCACAAGATAATGTGCTGCTTCTTgataacgaaaatattattgtacactgtaatactactaataaaaatattgaagttattacaaataataaacagaGGTATATAGGAGGTAAACGGAAATTTATGAATAACTGTAAGCAACTTGGAGAAGAGTATGAAGATCGAAAgggtaaaattaaaactatgaaaGTTTTTAGGCCTCTTACAACaacatgttgtaaaaaaaattgttctacaTTGCTTTGTTCTGaagaaatacaacaattaatttttaaggaaTTTTACAAATTAGGTAACTTATCAGCACAAGACCAAATTTTAATGGATGCTATTCAAATAGAAGATAAAAAAAGAACAACTACTTTTAATAGAAAATCACTACCACAAATATTTATGGAATAG